The sequence below is a genomic window from Oceanivirga salmonicida.
CAGGTGCTAGAAAAATAGTAACAGTAATACATGAAATTAAACGTAGAAATGTGAAAAAAGGAAGAGCATGAAGATGTATAGGTGGAGGAATGGGAACTACTGTATTAGTAGAAAGACCATAAAAACATAGATTATATAAAATTTAAAATAATTTTTGAAATAAAAAAGAGAGAGTGCGGTAAAAAGTCTGTAACTTTTCATATGTTTTTTGAAAAAATTACAAATTACTTTTTAAAAACTCTTATGGTATATTTTATTGTTATTGTACTAATATTTATTGAAAATTATGTATAATAAACTTAAGGTAACTAGATTATCTAGTTATCTTTTTTTGTACTCATATTATGCTTCTACACGCTCCCTTCCAAATATTACCAGCATTTCTAAATAATATGTACCCCAATTATGTATTGGTTGATTCCATTTTTTAGTTATTTGTTCTGTTGATAAATAAAGGGCTTTGAATAATGATTCTTTACTTGGAAATACTGTTCTTGCTTTATTAAGTCTTTTATACTGTGAATTTAATGATTCTATAGCATTTGTTGTATATACTATTTTTCTAAATCCTTCACTATATGAAAACATAGGTGCTATATTATCCCAATTATCATACCATCTATCCATACAACTCTTATACTTTTTATCCCATTTTTCTTTAACCTTTTCTAAATTATTTAGTGCCTCTTCTTCTGTATTTGATTTATATATTGTTTTTAAATCTCTTGTAAATTCTTTTAAATCTTTATAACTAACATATTTAAGTGTATTTCTTATCATATGTACTATACAACCTTGCCAGTCTGTATTAGGATAAACTGTTTCTATTGCTTCTTTTATTCCAGTTAATCTATCTGAACACAAAACAAGTATATCTTTTAATCCACGTACTTTTAATGAATTTAAAACTCCAAACCAAAACTTAGAACTTTCACTATCTCCTATTTCTATTGATAATACGTCTTTGTATCCTTCTCTATTTATGCCCATAATGACATAAGCTGCTTTTTTACTAACTTTTCCTTCATGTCTTACTGAAAATACAGTAGCATCAATAAATACAACTGGATATACACTATCAAGAGGTCTTATCTTCCACTCATTAGCAATAGGTATTATTTTATCAGTAACTCTTGATACAAAGCTATCATCTACTTCAAAACCGTACATTTCTTCTATAGTTTCAGATATATCTCTTGTAGAATTACCTCTTGCATAAAGTTTCATAATTAAATCTTCAACTCTAGATATATCTTTTTGTCTTTTCGGAACGATAGCTGGATCAAAAGTAGAATTTCTATCTTGTGGAACTTCAACATCAAATTCACCATAAGAACTTCTTACTTTTTTAGATTTATATCCATTACGGTAATTATCTCTACTTTCATCTTGTCTATTTTTTTCTAAACCAATATGGTCATCCATTTCGGCTTCCATCATCTCTTTTAGTGTATTTCCTAACAAGTCTTTAAGAGCATCTTCGATATCTCTAACACTAGAAATATCATAATTATCAAGTAGTGCACGGACTACTTCTTTTTTCCCTTCAGTAGGTACTATTTTATGTACCTCTTTTTTTCTTTTAACCATAAGAAAAATCCTCCTTGATATATTTTATATTATATACCATAAGAGGATTTATTCAACCCTTATTTTTGATTTTTGAGAAGTTACAGACTTTTTACCGCACTCTCGTTTTTAGAAAATTCAGTAT
It includes:
- a CDS encoding IS256 family transposase gives rise to the protein MVKRKKEVHKIVPTEGKKEVVRALLDNYDISSVRDIEDALKDLLGNTLKEMMEAEMDDHIGLEKNRQDESRDNYRNGYKSKKVRSSYGEFDVEVPQDRNSTFDPAIVPKRQKDISRVEDLIMKLYARGNSTRDISETIEEMYGFEVDDSFVSRVTDKIIPIANEWKIRPLDSVYPVVFIDATVFSVRHEGKVSKKAAYVIMGINREGYKDVLSIEIGDSESSKFWFGVLNSLKVRGLKDILVLCSDRLTGIKEAIETVYPNTDWQGCIVHMIRNTLKYVSYKDLKEFTRDLKTIYKSNTEEEALNNLEKVKEKWDKKYKSCMDRWYDNWDNIAPMFSYSEGFRKIVYTTNAIESLNSQYKRLNKARTVFPSKESLFKALYLSTEQITKKWNQPIHNWGTYYLEMLVIFGRERVEA